In Zingiber officinale cultivar Zhangliang chromosome 3A, Zo_v1.1, whole genome shotgun sequence, the DNA window CATGCAATGCGCCTTGGATCATctgaggcgccttgaataggatGAGCTGGACTCCATAGCTTATATCTTCGCCAATGGCTCTAGCTTATTGGAAGCACCTCCAATTGACCTAAGACGCTttgggtactattcatccgaggtgtCTCCAATCAATTGAGGCACCTAGAGCAATGTTTACCGAATGGTCAATTTCAGCATCGACCATTCCACTGtcccgctcgcttgggtgatgcttcaGTCATCCGGATTTGAGCTCACACGAATTCAACTCCGACCTTTTCTTTAAACAAACTTCCTCCCCAACTTCTGCTTCCTCGAATGAGccgtgcacgtccttctcattctaccggtgtactcttccacaacttctcATCCCTAAGATGTATCAAGTTCATCAATTCACTTTTTGTGTGACCCTTCTTACTCGCTGCGTCCTACACATTTAGACATAAGATATCAAATCCACATGATCTAATTTAACTCGATTGAACATATTAAAAATAATCCGAAGTACTTATATCCTCAATCCGAATGTGTGTGACCGGGTGCCTAGAGAGGGAAACGTGAGTGTTGTGTCTCTCTCCTCCAGGGTAGTATAAATAAGAGCTCGTTCCATATCCGACGGATAGGGGGAcaattctctatttttttttttctactcTCCCATTACTATGGGAACTCTCTCTGAGTACTATGGGTCTGACTTGAACATCAAAGTAACTGAGCCAAGATCTGTCTTTAACTTTCATTCTAATTCTATTTGACTGCTACGTAGATTGCTTGTGTATTTCTAGCTGGGTGAGATCCACAGTGAAGACCTCCTCCGACCTGTCATCTGCTTCATCCTGGTTGGTTCTCACCTCGATTTGGGACCGGTTTACATTTTAAAGTGCAATTAGTACAGGAAAATAGACTGAATTACATCTTTGACTGATTCAACAATTACTGAAAGCTTACATGCCCACTCTAGCATAATTAATCTTTATGTGACTTTAATTAAATACATTTTTTTGATTGGAAATAATtgtgaaaatattgaaaaaaaaaacccagcattaattaattcagaagtgatattttattttttcaaaaaaaaacaaaaaaaactcaGAAGCCCCCATCGAAGACAACTGAAAGAAAGAGTAGGTGAGGTTTGAAACGATCAGCACAACGATGACCGCACACTGAATTTGCTGCAAGTCAACAACCACCGCACTGGTGCAATGTGGACCAATGGTCAACTGTCCGTGGTCCACGGGGTCATGTCCATGGGGTAGCTGCCGAGGACGCGGAGGAAGGAGGTGAACTCCTGGACCTCGGCGAGGGCGTTCTGGGCGCGGGGCTCCGCCAGCGACGCCTGGAAGTCCAGGTAGAAGGTGTAGTCGAAATTCTTGGCCGTGGCCCTTGTCTCCTCCTCCGGCACCCCCCGCTGTTCCTCCTCCCGGATCGGCCGCCGGCGTTGAGGCCGGCTCTCGATCTTGGTCAGCCCGATGTCGCGGAACGCAAAAGCCGAGAGCACCTTGAACAGCACCGAGGTTCCCTCGTGGTCGTGCGCCGCGAACACGATGCTGGTCTTGAACGGCCGGTCGGCCCGCGGCACGATCGGCTCCCGCGCCAGCATCACGAACCGCGTCACGTTTCCTTGGTCGTCCTGGATCCCTTTCGCCAAGATCTCCAGCCCGTAGAGTTCGGCCGCCCGCGCCGATGCGATGGCCGCCGTGTCCCTCAGGCCGTTCGCCGACACGTACTCGGCCGCCCCGGCAGTGTCGTAGAAGGCCTCGCGCACCAAGGTCAGCCCCAGGGCCGTGAGCGTGTCCTCGCACTGCGCCAGCGCCTGCGGGTGGCTGATGACTCGAGTGAGCTGTTCCCGGCGCACGCCCGGGAGCGCCAGCAGGCAGTGGTGCACCGGCAGTTGCACTTCGCCCACGATGTGGAGGCGGTGGCGCAGGAGGAGGTCATAGTTGCGGTGGATGCTGCCTCCTAGCGAGTTCTCCACTGGGAGGACGGCGCGGTCGGCCACCCACTGCTCCACGGCCTGGAACGCCGCCTCGAACTGGTCGCAGGGGATGGCATCGCAGTTGGGGTAGGCCTTGGCGGCGGCGGGCTCGCTGTAGGCGCCCGGCACTCCCTGGTACGCCACGCGCAGCTGAGATCCGTGTTTTGGGGCGAGCGACGGGTCGGCGATGGTGAGTGGCTGTGGGAGGCAGAGGGGCACGATGTCCATCATGGAGCCAGAGGAGGAGGATGTAGTTGCCAGAAGATCATGGTTGTCCTCAGCTGGATTCTGCGGTGGCGGTGGCTCTTGTTGTTGGTGGGAGGAGACGTTGCTGGAGAGGATGGAGCAGGCGCTGAGCCAATCGGAACGGCTGGAGACGACGGCGCTGTGGAAGAAAGGGGAGGTGCCAGGCCGGTGAACGCAACGCACCAAGTGGCTGGATGATCGTCCCAAGAATGTAGGAGGCGTCAGGATTGCAGCCGCCATTTTAGGAAATGATAGTTGATTCTGTGTGTTTAGGATGAGCTCGAGGGAAAGAGTATTGAGTTTCCCTGGGAAGCTGAGGAAGTTATCAGGAACAGGGGAGTTTTATATACATGGAGGGAACGGTAGGTGTGGTTGGGTGGGAGGAGGATTGAAGTTGACAAGGAAAATGAAAGATGGTTAGGTGGTTATTGTGGTCAAATCTTGAGAACTCACCAACctcagtttagttttttttttccacaTGACACCTTGTTTTAACCGTGttacattagattaattaaagatAGTTCACCTGCTAAGTATTAAATATGTCAATTTGGTAATTTAATTGGATCCGTGGGATTGATCCACCCTTcagataatttaaatagattatattaaatttttatcaacCTATTTAAAAATGTGTAAGATGGGACTCAAAAGTTCTGCCGAACAGTATGACAGATCTATCGAGCAAGACTATTAAGTCCTTCCGAGTAATACAGTCAAGTTCTACCGAGCATGACTATTAAGTCATTCCGAATAATATAGCGGGTGTCTTCCGAGCAATATGTCTAAGTTCCGCCGAATAATACTATTAAATCCTTCCGAACAATATAGCGGGGGTCTTCCGAACAATATAGTGGTGGTCTTTCGAGCAATATAGTTAAGTCATTTTGAGCAATATTATGGGGGTCCATCAAATAATTTGGTTAAGTCATTCCGAACAATATAACTAAATTTCATTGGGTAATCAGTTTGAGGTACACTGGGCGATACGACTAATATCTACCCAGTGATATAATCAAATGTAGATCCGCTATATTAATGATCCTCCTAGTGCCGaccccatggatatggagggaggtacatgtagGTACACAGGCGTCAGGCGTATGATGGAGTAAACCCCAGATCATTAGTTCTTGAGAATCGACCTTTGACCATTATGCTAGAGATGTCATGGACCAACCGCCTGGCGATGTAATCCAATCCTGCCGAGCATCAGAAGTTTTGAAATTTTTGGTCAATTATACATGACGGTCAATGATTGAAAAAGTGAGTAGTGGGTGTCAGATCTGGTTCCCTTGATCCTTGCCTCTCGATATATGGCGATCAATGAATGAAGAAGCGAGTAGTAGGTGTCAGATCCGGTTCTCTTGATGTCTTCCTCTCCATACGTGACGATCAGTAAACAAATAAGTGAGTAGCGGGTTTTAAATCTCATTCCCTTGATGTCTTCCTCACAATACATGATGATCAATGAGTGGAGAAACGATAACAGATTGTTAGAGACCTAGAGACCTTGTCTTCGCTAATTCACGTGGGAAGAAGTAAAAGGGTATGAAATATCTGGCATAGAGATGTTATTCACATAGTTATACAAGCACTGGGAGGATGTCAGAGGTATGTTGGTTTTCTTATTCTTACATAGACATCTCTTTTCCAATgaggtttcttcttcttcctctctttttgaTGACTAACTTGAGCATTAGAGGGGTTATGCTGGTGAGTCATACCAAACGCTAATCTATGTTACTTCTCAGGGTGTTGGATCTTGCGAGTTGGGAAACAGATCTAGCTTTTTGGAAATGAGGAGCTCGAGTCGACAAAAAAAGAGACTATCAAATTGTTGGATCAAAAAcgctagaggaggaggaggaggaggggggggggggggggggaataacactcgacactcgtgactttcacttttcaTTTCAGAAGAATAAGAGTAAACGTAGTGGAAATAAGAACAAACAACGCAAAcaccaaaatttacttggttcgaaaccttgggcgactcctactccaaggcccgcaatcgttgatcgctttcagtaggaaatcactatcaattcataaatttttacaactttgaagtataattaaatgcagtaaaatataccaacgacaaaagaGAACAGTGAACTTGAAGTTTCTGGTCTTCGGAGTCGAGTTACGACTTTGTCAGAATGTTCTTTAGGCAGCACACGGATGATGGATCACGTTTCTGATGTTGTTGCTTGCTGTTGCTCGAGACCTGCTTATAAAGctcatggagggcacctccaacaccatggaggacACCCTCAACCTCGCCAAATCCGCAACGTGGATGAGCTCCGACCCGGTCACAGTCTATTCgcctgagggcgccctcaacctccatgagggcaccctcgcaccagtgtccagggcgccctcaagctccatgagggcacccttGCGCCTTGCTGCGAGAGGGTCTTCTCCAGGTTCCTTGAGGCAAAGACTCCAATTCACTTCCTACAAAATACGTTAGtataacatatcctgcaaaacagagttaagacATAATAAGACATAGAATTCGaaagtcatcggactgtccggttctgatttcggattctcgatcggaaaccctaggtcgaaccgacatctactgttccctcactggggaacacgtcctcacctactccactcaggagagtttacttgttgctcgtcgatcctccagaccaactagacttttcCTCAGTGCccaaggctccaggactttccgctggacgCTCGCTCCATAGCCCGCCCAacctttcacctagttcgcgacaccaggactttccacctagagtcctcgactctaagactttttgcccgaagccctcgacccgccaagactttctgcctagggttaccaccccctaggacctagggttacctctccctagggtttttcacctgcctaaccgtagctaggacttttgtctaagtacacttaggactttcttgcaaactcattcaaacacattaaataacaaaacaacttaactttggatcctttgccataatcaaaacacaggctcgactgttggatgcttcccgcacaacaatctttccctttttgattatggctgttaggatcttagatggctagagggggggtgaatagcctcttaaaaacttaaacaaagatttctacaaagaaacttgttagcacagcggaattagcaAAGTAAAacgaggaaacaagcacactaacacaaggatttacgaggttcggggataacttgcccctactcctcggagtgtccgtaaggtggacgacccctcgatcttcggtagatcgcaccccgaaaAAATTCCGGCTCAAGATCCTCCTTCtcagtggagtaacctctccacaaagtctcaagaaatatatatgttaaagcacaagacttacagagctcggtggcaaagaagaatgaactaaagcttacaaccacgcgagaattAGTGAAAACAGGGAACTCCCCAATCGCAGTAtcacacccgagagctcaagaacttagcacacctcaacgatcaacagaactttctttcttttttctttcttgttat includes these proteins:
- the LOC122052733 gene encoding arogenate dehydratase/prephenate dehydratase 6, chloroplastic-like, with protein sequence MAAAILTPPTFLGRSSSHLVRCVHRPGTSPFFHSAVVSSRSDWLSACSILSSNVSSHQQQEPPPPQNPAEDNHDLLATTSSSSGSMMDIVPLCLPQPLTIADPSLAPKHGSQLRVAYQGVPGAYSEPAAAKAYPNCDAIPCDQFEAAFQAVEQWVADRAVLPVENSLGGSIHRNYDLLLRHRLHIVGEVQLPVHHCLLALPGVRREQLTRVISHPQALAQCEDTLTALGLTLVREAFYDTAGAAEYVSANGLRDTAAIASARAAELYGLEILAKGIQDDQGNVTRFVMLAREPIVPRADRPFKTSIVFAAHDHEGTSVLFKVLSAFAFRDIGLTKIESRPQRRRPIREEEQRGVPEEETRATAKNFDYTFYLDFQASLAEPRAQNALAEVQEFTSFLRVLGSYPMDMTPWTTDS